In Haloarcula salinisoli, one genomic interval encodes:
- a CDS encoding inositol monophosphatase family protein, with amino-acid sequence MPDSLHRAALAERAARAGGVVARNHFREAVTVETKSSKNDVVTEIDRDAQSQVVATVREEFPDDRFLCEEELVSRSGPETVETEPTPIDSVPEAGTAWVVDPIDGTTNYVRGLRTWTTSVAAIADGETVGAATYMPSMGDLYASGPDSATRDGTTLSVSERTDPETFVVTPVGWWELDDRAEFGRLCTAVVSRFGDMRRIGSFQATLAYIADGALDGAVCPTPTNPWDTLAGVHLVRQAGGTVTDLEGERWTHDSVGLVASNGQAHDELVAAANEALE; translated from the coding sequence ATGCCGGATTCGCTACACCGCGCTGCGCTCGCCGAGCGGGCCGCCAGGGCCGGGGGTGTCGTCGCACGGAACCACTTCCGTGAGGCGGTCACCGTCGAGACGAAATCGAGCAAGAACGACGTCGTGACCGAGATCGACCGGGACGCCCAATCCCAGGTGGTCGCCACCGTTCGCGAGGAGTTCCCGGACGACCGGTTCCTCTGTGAGGAGGAACTGGTCTCGCGGTCGGGCCCCGAGACGGTAGAGACCGAACCGACCCCCATCGACTCCGTGCCGGAAGCGGGGACGGCGTGGGTCGTCGACCCCATCGACGGGACCACGAACTACGTGCGCGGCCTGCGCACCTGGACGACCAGCGTCGCCGCGATAGCCGACGGCGAGACGGTGGGTGCGGCGACGTACATGCCGTCGATGGGCGACCTCTACGCGAGCGGGCCCGACAGCGCGACGCGTGACGGCACGACGCTTTCTGTGAGCGAACGTACCGACCCGGAGACGTTCGTCGTCACCCCCGTCGGCTGGTGGGAGCTCGACGACCGCGCCGAGTTCGGACGGCTCTGTACCGCCGTCGTCTCCCGGTTTGGCGATATGCGACGCATCGGCAGCTTCCAGGCGACGCTCGCGTATATCGCCGATGGCGCCCTCGACGGGGCGGTCTGCCCGACGCCGACGAACCCCTGGGACACCCTCGCCGGCGTCCACCTGGTTCGCCAGGCCGGCGGGACGGTCACCGACCTAGAGGGCGAGCGCTGGACCCACGACAGCGTCGGGCTCGTGGCCTCGAACGGCCAGGCCCACGACGAACTCGTCGCCGCCGCGAACGAAGCGCTAGAATAG
- the tbsP gene encoding transcriptional regulator TbsP translates to MSTTLLQDDIGSMLSSVFEETDSPIYVVNPSQETISALMTTLDRQEVGAEVRVLADERTLKDVMDDFLVASMAADLVEEDTLSMRLLETVPNHSVAVTADGVYALVTIGDVVGGLGTDDDTFVDDAEAYYENTWETAEAYSLRTPAISRVRTTLESEIGAETADDFDSVLGSLATARGDGDGLDEVTISLLVAARNNELLYDISKWGEDVGLASKATFSRTKTKLEDMGLIDTEKVPIDVGRPRLRLMLGDERLEDAEGDELATVAQSLLAA, encoded by the coding sequence ATGAGTACAACCCTACTGCAAGACGATATCGGCTCGATGCTGTCCTCGGTGTTCGAGGAGACCGACTCACCGATTTACGTGGTGAACCCGTCACAGGAGACCATCTCGGCCCTGATGACGACGCTCGACCGCCAGGAGGTCGGTGCCGAGGTCCGCGTGCTCGCCGACGAACGAACCCTGAAAGACGTGATGGACGACTTCCTCGTCGCGAGTATGGCGGCCGACCTCGTCGAGGAAGACACCCTCTCGATGCGACTGCTCGAGACGGTCCCGAACCACTCCGTCGCCGTCACGGCCGACGGCGTCTACGCGCTCGTCACTATCGGCGACGTCGTCGGCGGGCTCGGCACCGACGACGATACCTTCGTCGACGATGCGGAGGCGTACTACGAGAACACGTGGGAGACGGCCGAGGCGTACTCGCTGCGTACGCCCGCTATCTCGCGTGTCCGGACGACACTCGAATCGGAGATCGGTGCCGAGACCGCCGACGACTTCGACAGCGTCCTCGGCTCGCTGGCGACCGCTAGGGGCGACGGTGACGGCCTCGACGAAGTGACCATCAGCCTGCTGGTGGCGGCCCGGAACAACGAGCTGTTGTACGACATCAGCAAGTGGGGCGAGGACGTCGGGCTCGCGAGCAAGGCGACCTTCTCGCGCACCAAGACGAAGCTAGAGGACATGGGCCTCATCGACACGGAGAAGGTCCCCATCGACGTGGGCCGACCGCGCCTCCGTCTGATGCTGGGCGACGAGCGGCTCGAAGACGCCGAGGGCGACGAGCTGGCGACGGTCGCCCAGAGCCTGCTGGCAGCCTAG
- a CDS encoding DUF63 family protein — protein MNTYERLSEEYGPARLWVASFVGIVVATAGAAVAMPTRVWDRFLWHYFWGPVYADAKAASCAVMTDSGPQALYQGCSAAVESGAIVAEPGYTIVSEIGYMLILVYMLVGVYLLLERLEIAEDPNLYFAFVPFMLLGGALRVVEDGTDRAVGAGVEPLVQYPLSSVIISPVIYGTVFLMTLVSLLACLELDRRGVVDSYYRATAGVGVALVVATMAYLTMGALTTDYSTLYLSVLVSTVAIASVLSYGLYWLFENYAPEVNSGTGAIGLLVIWGHAIDGVANVILADWLDALSVPLTYYPKHPANAFIISTTEALQPAGLTAAIGTSWPFLFVKLAVASLVVWLFNDEFLDESPRYALLLLIAVTAVGLGPGTRDMLRATFGI, from the coding sequence ATGAACACCTACGAGCGACTCAGCGAGGAGTACGGGCCGGCCCGGCTCTGGGTCGCCTCCTTCGTCGGCATCGTCGTCGCTACCGCCGGGGCGGCGGTCGCGATGCCGACACGCGTCTGGGACCGCTTCCTCTGGCACTACTTCTGGGGACCGGTGTACGCCGACGCGAAGGCGGCGAGCTGTGCGGTGATGACCGACAGCGGCCCGCAAGCGCTGTATCAGGGCTGTTCGGCCGCAGTCGAGAGCGGCGCTATCGTCGCCGAGCCCGGCTACACCATCGTCTCCGAAATCGGCTACATGCTCATCCTGGTGTACATGCTCGTCGGCGTCTATCTCCTCCTCGAGCGACTGGAGATAGCTGAGGACCCGAACCTCTACTTCGCATTTGTCCCGTTCATGTTGCTGGGCGGCGCGCTCCGGGTCGTCGAGGACGGCACTGACAGGGCGGTCGGCGCAGGTGTCGAACCCCTCGTGCAGTACCCCCTGAGCTCCGTCATCATCAGCCCCGTCATCTACGGGACCGTCTTCCTCATGACGCTGGTCTCCTTGCTCGCCTGTCTGGAACTCGACCGCCGTGGCGTCGTCGACAGCTACTACCGAGCGACCGCCGGCGTCGGCGTCGCGCTGGTCGTGGCGACGATGGCCTACCTGACGATGGGGGCGCTGACCACCGACTACTCCACGCTGTACCTGTCGGTGCTCGTCTCGACGGTGGCCATCGCGTCGGTGCTCTCCTACGGACTCTACTGGCTGTTCGAGAACTACGCCCCCGAGGTCAACAGCGGCACGGGCGCAATCGGCCTGCTGGTCATCTGGGGCCACGCCATCGACGGTGTCGCCAACGTCATCCTGGCCGACTGGCTGGACGCCCTCAGCGTGCCGCTCACGTACTACCCCAAACACCCAGCCAACGCCTTCATCATCTCGACGACAGAGGCGCTCCAGCCGGCCGGGCTGACCGCCGCCATCGGCACGTCCTGGCCCTTCCTCTTCGTGAAACTCGCCGTCGCCTCGCTCGTGGTGTGGCTGTTCAACGACGAGTTCCTGGACGAGAGTCCGCGCTACGCGCTGCTGTTGCTCATCGCCGTCACCGCGGTCGGACTCGGCCCCGGCACCCGGGACATGCTGCGGGCCACGTTCGGTATCTAA
- the glyA gene encoding serine hydroxymethyltransferase, which yields MSYDTVRETDPAVADALVGERARQNDTLAMIASENHVSEAVMEAQSSELTNKYAEGYPGERYYGGCEFADDVEQLAIDRAKELWGADHVNVQPHSGSQANMGVYLGVLEPGDKILSLDLTHGGHLSHGHPANFAGQVYEVEQYEVDEESGYIDYDGLAEHAEEFEPDIIVSGYSAYPREVDFGRIQEAADAVDAYHLADIAHITGLVAAGVHESPVGVADFVTGSTHKTIRAGRGGIIMCDEEYADDIDAAVFPGSQGGPLMHNVAGKAVGFKEALEPEFDEYAQQTVDNAVALGDRLKEHGLDLVSDGTDNHLVLIDLRPSHPDTTGKDVEAALEEAGIVLNANTVPGETRSAFNPSGIRAGTPGLTTRGFDEEDCREVADLIYKIVEAPHDDDVVAEVGERVDELTDEYPLYE from the coding sequence ATGAGCTACGACACCGTCCGCGAGACGGACCCTGCAGTCGCAGACGCCCTGGTTGGCGAGCGGGCACGCCAGAACGACACGCTGGCCATGATTGCGAGCGAGAACCACGTGTCCGAGGCGGTCATGGAGGCCCAGAGCTCCGAACTCACCAACAAGTACGCCGAGGGCTACCCCGGCGAACGCTACTACGGCGGCTGTGAGTTTGCCGACGACGTCGAACAGCTGGCAATCGACCGCGCCAAGGAGCTGTGGGGCGCCGACCACGTCAACGTCCAGCCCCACTCGGGTTCGCAGGCCAACATGGGCGTCTACCTCGGCGTCCTCGAACCCGGCGACAAGATTCTCTCCCTGGACCTGACCCACGGCGGCCACCTCTCGCATGGCCACCCCGCGAACTTCGCCGGTCAGGTGTACGAGGTCGAGCAGTACGAGGTCGACGAGGAGTCGGGCTACATCGACTACGATGGCCTGGCCGAACACGCCGAGGAGTTCGAGCCGGACATCATCGTCTCGGGCTACTCCGCGTACCCGCGCGAGGTCGACTTCGGCCGCATTCAGGAGGCCGCCGACGCCGTCGACGCCTACCATCTGGCCGACATCGCGCACATCACCGGGCTCGTCGCCGCGGGCGTCCACGAGTCGCCGGTTGGCGTCGCCGACTTCGTCACCGGCTCGACACACAAGACCATCCGGGCCGGTCGCGGCGGCATCATCATGTGCGACGAGGAGTACGCCGACGACATCGACGCCGCCGTCTTCCCCGGCTCACAGGGCGGTCCCCTGATGCACAACGTCGCCGGCAAGGCCGTCGGCTTCAAGGAAGCGCTGGAACCGGAATTCGATGAGTACGCCCAGCAGACCGTCGACAACGCCGTCGCACTCGGTGACCGACTCAAGGAGCACGGCCTCGACCTGGTCTCGGACGGCACCGACAACCACCTCGTCCTCATCGACCTGCGTCCCTCTCACCCGGACACGACCGGCAAGGACGTGGAGGCGGCACTCGAAGAGGCTGGTATCGTCCTCAACGCCAACACCGTCCCCGGCGAGACCCGCTCGGCGTTCAACCCCTCGGGCATCCGCGCGGGCACCCCGGGTCTGACGACGCGTGGCTTCGACGAGGAGGACTGCCGCGAGGTCGCCGACCTCATCTACAAGATTGTCGAGGCGCCCCACGACGACGACGTCGTCGCCGAAGTCGGCGAGCGCGTCGACGAACTCACCGACGAGTACCCGTTGTACGAGTAA
- a CDS encoding redoxin domain-containing protein has product MLSPGDTLSDFTLEGVDENGEINTFTLSELTDDAVAVLNVYVYDYSPVCTDQVCDISELEWLGINEDVNVVGISGDGPYSHQQFIEDNRIGYPLLCDTAEEIIEELGVLHEEKDGLRRVPQRSIFLIDSDRVVRWKWVAEDNWDEWDSGPIEALNDTISQIRA; this is encoded by the coding sequence ATGCTAAGTCCTGGGGATACCCTTTCCGATTTCACTCTTGAGGGAGTGGATGAAAACGGCGAAATCAACACGTTTACGCTGTCAGAACTGACCGACGATGCCGTCGCAGTCCTGAACGTCTACGTGTACGATTACTCACCGGTCTGTACGGATCAGGTCTGTGATATCAGTGAACTGGAGTGGTTAGGAATCAACGAGGACGTAAACGTCGTCGGAATCTCCGGCGATGGCCCGTACTCACACCAGCAGTTCATCGAAGACAACCGTATCGGCTACCCACTGCTGTGCGACACGGCAGAGGAGATTATCGAAGAGCTCGGCGTCCTCCACGAAGAGAAAGACGGCCTCAGACGTGTTCCCCAGCGATCGATATTTCTTATCGACAGCGACCGAGTTGTCCGCTGGAAGTGGGTCGCCGAGGACAACTGGGACGAGTGGGACAGTGGCCCGATAGAGGCTCTCAACGACACGATATCACAGATTCGGGCCTAG
- a CDS encoding succinylglutamate desuccinylase/aspartoacylase domain-containing protein codes for MRVEQLGEGEPSIAIVGSIHGDEPCGRDGIEAVLADPPAVNQPVKFIVVNERALAAGERYTEIDLNRVFPGDPDSDVHEMRLAAELTAELQGCTVLSLHSTQSYDGMFALVDELSELARDICPKLSVDAIVRTKGNNEGRLFSVAPSAIEIECGYQGSPAAAANAEQVIREFLAALCVTDEPAPVRKQSLPVFQLGGPIPKAAAEEYETFVENFEPVAAGDPIAAADGETLYADEDFHPVLLSAEGYEDVYGYMGSHVGTLD; via the coding sequence ATGCGAGTGGAACAACTGGGCGAGGGAGAGCCGTCGATTGCCATCGTCGGGAGCATCCACGGTGACGAGCCCTGTGGCCGTGACGGCATCGAGGCGGTGCTCGCGGACCCGCCCGCGGTGAATCAGCCCGTGAAGTTTATCGTGGTCAACGAACGGGCGCTGGCAGCTGGCGAGCGTTACACCGAAATCGACCTCAATCGGGTGTTTCCCGGCGACCCCGACAGCGACGTCCACGAGATGCGCCTGGCCGCCGAACTGACCGCGGAACTGCAGGGGTGTACCGTCCTCTCGTTGCACTCCACACAGTCCTACGATGGGATGTTCGCGCTGGTCGACGAGCTCTCGGAGCTGGCCCGGGACATCTGCCCGAAGCTCTCGGTCGACGCCATCGTCCGGACGAAGGGGAACAACGAGGGACGGCTGTTCTCGGTCGCACCCTCGGCCATCGAAATCGAGTGTGGCTACCAGGGGTCGCCAGCGGCCGCCGCGAACGCCGAGCAGGTCATCCGGGAGTTCCTCGCAGCACTTTGCGTCACGGACGAGCCGGCGCCGGTCCGGAAGCAATCGCTGCCGGTGTTCCAGCTGGGCGGTCCCATCCCCAAGGCCGCCGCCGAGGAGTACGAGACCTTCGTGGAGAACTTCGAACCGGTGGCGGCGGGCGACCCTATCGCCGCTGCGGACGGCGAGACGCTCTACGCCGACGAGGATTTCCACCCTGTGTTGCTCTCGGCCGAGGGGTACGAGGACGTCTACGGCTATATGGGCAGTCACGTCGGGACCCTCGATTAG
- a CDS encoding DUF309 domain-containing protein, protein MDEHTRDDSVGAPAGNPTGWRADGQWEHATLRWAVVHGVALFNDGEFHDSHDCFEDEWYNYGRGSTESKFLHGMVQVAAGAYKHFDFADDDGMRSLFRTSLQYFRGVPNDYYGVDMLDVRTTMTNALEQPSVLHGWQIRLDDGYPVADESDYAYAADLE, encoded by the coding sequence ATGGACGAACACACGCGCGACGACAGCGTCGGCGCGCCGGCCGGGAACCCGACGGGGTGGCGAGCGGACGGGCAGTGGGAACACGCCACGCTGCGCTGGGCGGTCGTCCACGGCGTGGCGCTGTTCAACGACGGCGAGTTCCACGACTCACACGATTGTTTCGAAGACGAGTGGTACAACTACGGACGGGGCAGCACCGAGAGCAAGTTCCTCCACGGAATGGTCCAGGTCGCCGCCGGCGCGTACAAACACTTCGACTTCGCCGACGACGACGGGATGCGGTCGCTGTTTCGTACGTCGCTGCAATACTTTCGGGGCGTACCAAACGATTATTACGGAGTAGATATGCTGGACGTCAGAACGACGATGACGAACGCCCTGGAGCAGCCATCTGTGCTGCATGGCTGGCAGATTCGACTCGACGACGGCTACCCGGTGGCCGACGAGTCCGACTACGCCTACGCAGCGGACCTGGAGTGA
- a CDS encoding YcaO-like family protein: MTTVEVVGSGPAVESLVAALSDSHASVRRADDPLVRPADLAVVVDQVTSDKFGTASDRARELGATWVAVELGGVGGVPVVDAAVAGFGPETGCYHCLTERVRANVDQGQSPTEAPDSGTQRFAGAVAGRRIEQALSGTGPLAGTLVELPYSERQFLPVPGCDCGGTRTWTLRESEPEYERDALARAEGGLDDRVGIVSEVGEAESFPAPYYLTTVGDTERFSDVSASQQAAGVASDWDTAFMKALGESYERYASGVYRSDDLPMGTAADVADAVMPTSFVRPDDGGVDEVLQWLPADHLESGAEVDVPAETVLYPPPSQAVRPPVTTGLGLGSTETEALLSGLYEVIERDAAMLAWYSTYDPLEIVVETEAYDVLRRRARSEGLEATAVLLTQDVDVPVVAVALRGEDWPEFALGSAAGLDPADAAVGALEEALQNWLELRGMGRDGAGEAAGAIGHYAGRPDEAASLLEAETAVPLASIGPDTVPDEGAAELEMLVGRVTEAGLDPYATRLTTRDLEQLGFEAVRVLAPTAQPLFFDEPYFGERAERVPDELGFEPRLDRAHHPFP, from the coding sequence ATGACAACTGTCGAAGTCGTCGGGAGCGGCCCGGCGGTCGAGTCTCTCGTCGCGGCGCTTTCCGACAGCCACGCCAGCGTGCGTCGGGCCGACGACCCGCTCGTCAGACCGGCCGACCTCGCGGTCGTCGTCGACCAGGTCACCTCAGACAAATTCGGGACCGCAAGCGACCGAGCCAGGGAACTGGGGGCGACGTGGGTCGCAGTCGAACTCGGCGGTGTCGGCGGCGTCCCGGTCGTGGACGCCGCCGTCGCCGGTTTCGGGCCCGAGACGGGCTGTTATCACTGTCTCACCGAGCGTGTCCGGGCGAACGTGGACCAGGGACAGTCCCCGACGGAGGCCCCGGACAGCGGGACACAGCGCTTCGCGGGCGCCGTCGCCGGTCGGCGCATCGAACAGGCCCTTTCGGGGACGGGACCCCTCGCCGGTACCCTCGTGGAACTGCCCTACAGCGAACGGCAGTTCCTGCCGGTCCCGGGCTGTGACTGTGGCGGGACGCGGACCTGGACGCTTCGGGAGTCGGAGCCGGAGTACGAGCGAGACGCCCTCGCCCGTGCCGAGGGCGGACTGGACGACCGTGTCGGCATCGTCAGCGAGGTCGGCGAGGCCGAGTCGTTTCCGGCGCCGTACTACCTCACGACTGTCGGGGACACAGAACGGTTCAGCGACGTGAGCGCGTCACAGCAGGCCGCCGGCGTCGCGAGCGACTGGGACACGGCCTTCATGAAGGCACTGGGCGAGAGCTACGAGCGCTACGCTTCGGGCGTCTACCGCTCGGACGACCTGCCGATGGGGACGGCGGCCGACGTCGCGGACGCGGTCATGCCTACCAGCTTCGTCCGGCCCGACGATGGCGGCGTCGACGAAGTGTTACAGTGGCTCCCCGCAGACCATCTGGAAAGCGGTGCCGAGGTCGACGTGCCCGCCGAGACAGTGCTCTATCCACCGCCGTCGCAGGCGGTCAGACCACCTGTGACGACCGGGCTCGGACTGGGCAGTACGGAGACCGAGGCGCTGCTGTCGGGGCTGTACGAAGTCATCGAGCGCGACGCCGCTATGCTCGCGTGGTACTCGACGTACGACCCACTGGAGATTGTCGTCGAGACCGAGGCCTACGACGTGCTTCGGCGGCGTGCTCGGTCTGAGGGGCTGGAAGCGACGGCAGTGTTGCTCACACAGGACGTCGACGTCCCCGTCGTCGCCGTGGCGCTGCGGGGCGAGGACTGGCCCGAGTTCGCGCTGGGGTCGGCCGCCGGGCTGGACCCGGCCGACGCAGCCGTCGGGGCGCTCGAAGAGGCCCTGCAGAACTGGCTCGAACTCCGTGGGATGGGTCGGGACGGCGCAGGCGAGGCGGCCGGTGCCATCGGTCACTACGCGGGCCGCCCCGACGAAGCCGCGTCACTCCTCGAGGCCGAGACCGCGGTGCCGCTGGCGAGTATCGGTCCCGATACCGTCCCGGACGAGGGGGCGGCGGAGCTCGAGATGCTCGTCGGACGGGTTACCGAGGCCGGGCTGGACCCGTACGCCACCCGGCTCACGACGCGAGACCTCGAACAGCTGGGCTTCGAAGCCGTTCGGGTCCTCGCACCGACGGCCCAGCCGCTCTTTTTCGACGAACCGTATTTCGGCGAGCGAGCCGAGCGGGTGCCCGACGAGCTCGGCTTCGAACCGCGGCTCGACCGGGCCCACCATCCGTTCCCGTAG
- a CDS encoding cupin domain-containing protein — translation MATTLPVGAVEEDCVVSPPAGKAVRFRDRPEDPSRDPLTFDMWLAAEGSHGPMRHIHPEQVERLTVRSGRMGLWHDGEQSELEMGETAVIPAGDPHRFWNAGEGVLHIHGSVTPGLRTEQFMRITYGLARDGAPVTPSGMPLNGLRLAVLLSEYDDMLWLAALPLWVQTFGVDLLAPLGRALGYDNSYPELLQ, via the coding sequence GTGGCGACCACGCTCCCCGTCGGCGCGGTCGAGGAGGACTGTGTCGTCAGTCCACCGGCCGGCAAAGCGGTTCGGTTTCGTGACCGTCCGGAGGACCCGAGTCGGGACCCGCTAACGTTCGATATGTGGCTCGCCGCAGAGGGGTCACACGGTCCGATGCGACATATCCACCCGGAGCAGGTCGAACGGCTGACAGTCAGGTCGGGCCGGATGGGGCTCTGGCACGACGGCGAGCAATCCGAGCTGGAGATGGGCGAAACGGCCGTCATCCCCGCCGGCGACCCACATCGGTTCTGGAACGCGGGCGAGGGCGTCCTCCATATCCACGGCTCGGTCACCCCAGGGCTCCGCACGGAGCAGTTCATGCGCATCACGTACGGGCTCGCTCGCGACGGCGCCCCGGTGACGCCGTCTGGAATGCCGCTGAACGGCCTCAGACTGGCCGTCCTGCTGTCGGAGTACGACGATATGCTGTGGCTCGCGGCGCTCCCGCTGTGGGTCCAGACGTTCGGCGTCGACCTGCTCGCGCCGCTCGGACGCGCGCTCGGGTACGACAACAGCTATCCGGAGTTGCTCCAGTAG
- a CDS encoding CHAT domain-containing protein encodes MVSWGVAGTAAEQRTAAKTARQDRSGASTVLAQLNERRECPPETIPRATTNCVRGRTARLRVPGTEPTVAALDCDAQYTLTSASELPEGAYLLSVTVQTADGTRGENPLTAQQGRIHVRFDGPASLRPTKGDTVLSLWDSQELSVGVGESTSIGPAHIQVPETPQGLATGISHMSAAHHTLSPSRSHPGQRGHPPLLTTGEDTTIPTELANTMPETGIELRAPACVESLFVLAPLAYYLGADVTVGDRKRAVLTAAGTDVHYEFGPFPDFQDEVGSMVQRLFYLDCLVRRMNPESDPELLERCSLDPETVRSLSPAGRLERYLSTPTDAVDAAVPEWHLSTHTQPSLERARCLPFLLDKLSLIYLSNGSELERCDLLEKTLSDSYTRGAAEKTAMVEPTGGVGRVQGWLAPGTPIDAFKTTPSAYENRYRYRKKETDRLQLSVVLNDMEMSDERHAVSEIYRAADLPMDVTVSDQLTTGALADVFESENDFVHFIGHCEDDGLCCPDGTLSMSSLSESRTRTFFLNACGSYQQGLDLIEQGSVAGAVTFADVLDSHAAMVGTAFARLLSNGFSIQRALQLARRRIMMSKDYAVVGDGTYALLPGPTDPVVVMVREADSGYNLTCEVMTPQGAGESYDLPVDGEMALNGTATEHTVSAATLVETLESNSLPVIFEGDFHWSEDLAARLDPDF; translated from the coding sequence ATGGTCTCTTGGGGGGTGGCAGGCACGGCTGCGGAGCAGAGGACTGCGGCCAAGACTGCACGTCAGGACCGCTCAGGAGCATCGACAGTCCTTGCGCAACTGAACGAGCGGCGGGAGTGTCCGCCGGAGACGATTCCGCGTGCGACGACCAACTGCGTGCGCGGGCGGACCGCCCGCCTCCGCGTTCCCGGCACCGAACCCACCGTAGCTGCGCTGGACTGTGACGCACAGTATACACTGACTAGCGCGTCTGAACTACCGGAGGGAGCGTATCTACTCTCGGTCACTGTCCAGACCGCTGACGGGACTCGCGGTGAGAATCCCCTGACGGCACAGCAGGGGCGTATCCACGTCCGCTTCGACGGCCCCGCTTCGCTGCGCCCTACGAAGGGCGACACGGTGCTGTCACTGTGGGACTCACAGGAGCTATCCGTCGGCGTCGGTGAGTCGACGTCGATTGGCCCGGCCCACATCCAGGTGCCGGAAACGCCCCAGGGACTGGCGACGGGTATCTCACATATGAGCGCGGCCCATCACACGCTGAGTCCGTCGCGCTCCCATCCAGGCCAGCGTGGCCACCCGCCGCTGTTGACGACCGGCGAGGACACGACGATTCCGACCGAGCTGGCGAACACGATGCCCGAGACTGGTATCGAACTGCGGGCGCCGGCCTGTGTCGAATCGCTGTTCGTGTTGGCGCCGCTGGCGTACTATCTGGGCGCCGACGTGACAGTCGGCGACCGGAAACGGGCCGTCCTCACCGCCGCGGGCACCGACGTCCACTACGAGTTCGGTCCGTTCCCCGACTTCCAGGACGAGGTGGGGTCGATGGTCCAGCGACTGTTCTACCTGGACTGTCTGGTCCGACGGATGAACCCCGAATCCGACCCCGAACTACTGGAGCGGTGTTCGCTGGACCCGGAGACAGTGCGGTCGCTGTCACCGGCGGGGCGTCTGGAGCGGTATCTGTCGACGCCGACCGACGCCGTCGACGCCGCGGTACCGGAGTGGCACCTCTCGACGCATACGCAACCGTCGCTGGAACGGGCCCGCTGTCTCCCCTTCCTGCTCGATAAGCTCTCGCTCATCTACCTCTCGAACGGCTCGGAACTGGAGCGGTGTGACCTCCTGGAGAAGACCCTCTCGGACTCGTACACCCGGGGAGCAGCCGAAAAAACGGCGATGGTCGAACCGACTGGCGGCGTCGGACGTGTCCAGGGCTGGCTCGCGCCCGGGACCCCCATAGACGCGTTCAAGACGACCCCGTCGGCCTACGAGAACCGCTACCGCTATCGGAAAAAAGAGACCGACCGACTCCAGCTGTCCGTGGTGCTAAACGACATGGAGATGTCGGACGAACGCCACGCCGTCTCGGAGATATATCGGGCGGCCGACCTCCCCATGGACGTCACCGTCTCCGACCAGCTGACGACGGGCGCGCTCGCGGACGTGTTCGAGTCCGAGAACGATTTCGTCCACTTCATCGGCCACTGCGAGGATGACGGCCTCTGTTGCCCGGACGGGACCCTCTCGATGTCGTCGCTATCCGAATCGCGCACCCGCACGTTCTTCCTGAACGCCTGTGGCTCCTACCAGCAGGGGCTGGACCTCATCGAGCAGGGCTCCGTGGCCGGGGCCGTCACGTTCGCAGATGTCCTCGACAGCCACGCGGCGATGGTCGGGACCGCCTTCGCGAGGCTGCTCTCGAACGGATTCAGCATCCAGCGCGCGCTGCAGCTGGCCCGGCGTCGCATCATGATGAGCAAAGACTACGCCGTCGTCGGCGACGGGACGTACGCGCTGCTGCCGGGGCCGACGGACCCCGTCGTCGTGATGGTACGCGAGGCCGATAGCGGTTACAACCTCACCTGCGAGGTGATGACGCCACAGGGGGCCGGCGAGAGCTACGACCTCCCCGTCGACGGCGAGATGGCCCTGAACGGGACCGCGACCGAACACACCGTCTCCGCGGCGACGCTCGTCGAGACACTCGAGTCGAACTCCCTGCCAGTCATCTTCGAGGGCGACTTCCACTGGTCCGAGGACCTCGCTGCGAGATTGGACCCGGATTTTTAG